In Candidatus Bathyanammoxibius amoris, the following are encoded in one genomic region:
- a CDS encoding class I SAM-dependent methyltransferase, which yields MKIDKIKSVYAIHSYFYDGIFGRLYAPGRLAAIRLMDIKAGQEILEVGVGTGVSLPRYPKYARVVGIDISTEMLAEAEKRKTSMNLSNVEIREMDAGSLDFPDGRFDKVVAAHVISVVPEPLKVMKEMARVCKDDGEVYILNYVNASNGIVAWFERKFQPIREAMGLGRNVDFGVLIAESGLVIEHIEGVNVMGICRLIKCRKKGR from the coding sequence ATGAAAATAGACAAGATAAAGAGCGTATACGCCATTCACTCCTACTTTTACGACGGCATCTTCGGGAGGCTTTATGCCCCCGGGAGACTAGCGGCCATCAGGCTTATGGACATAAAGGCAGGGCAGGAGATACTGGAGGTGGGTGTTGGGACGGGCGTCTCACTCCCGCGTTATCCCAAGTACGCCAGGGTGGTGGGTATAGATATCTCCACGGAGATGCTGGCAGAGGCCGAAAAGAGAAAGACCTCCATGAACCTTTCCAACGTGGAGATTCGCGAGATGGACGCCGGCAGTCTGGATTTCCCGGACGGGCGGTTTGACAAGGTGGTGGCCGCCCACGTGATAAGTGTGGTGCCTGAGCCCTTGAAGGTGATGAAGGAGATGGCCAGGGTCTGTAAGGACGACGGCGAGGTCTATATACTCAACTATGTTAATGCGTCAAACGGTATAGTGGCCTGGTTCGAACGAAAGTTCCAACCCATCCGCGAGGCGATGGGGCTGGGGAGGAACGTGGACTTTGGGGTCCTTATAGCCGAATCCGGCCTTGTCATCGAGCACATAGAGGGCGTAAACGTCATGGGCATATGCCGCCTGATAAAGTGCAGGAAGAAAGGGAGATAG
- the mutL gene encoding DNA mismatch repair endonuclease MutL, giving the protein MQKQQDSLGRIQVLSPDVARKISAGEVIERPSSVVKELVENSIDAGSTRIDVELVEGGKTLIRVADDGVGIPADDLAKVFLKHATSKIAAIEDLEAIYTMGFRGEALASIGAVSMARVVSCARGAGQGAEVEVKGGDRGKHKYVGAPDGTQVEVKELFFNIPARRKFLKSTPAEMSHISDMLAKLTLSHPAVHFVFSHNGREVFNLPSTSSLKERIAAYYGEELARDIVPISSREPGLEVRGYALPPSQYRTNTRMQFVFLNGRPIKDAGLTHAINNAYRALLPPGRFPIIFLSLDIDPSSVDVNVHPTKLEVRFRDGSRVYGQVLQAVKKALNQLQPGLVPPSAAPSGADANTGASQDVRVPPKMFDRCGSGGVTGSLLPRTPAVTPGRETAETGYGRFVQLHSAYIVEETPKGINIIDQHALHEAALYHDIKGTIQEKTLSSQRLLIPELLELSPEDFFRILELKDVLERLGLELEEFGRNSVIVRAVPQILKDVDSKELIKGLLEDTRERLTGEQMTDRIIKVLACRGAVKSGQKLSSQELVALLERRKDTEPLSHCPHGRPTTLFFSLEELDKQFKRTGK; this is encoded by the coding sequence ATGCAAAAGCAACAGGATTCTTTGGGCCGGATACAGGTCCTTTCCCCGGACGTTGCGAGAAAGATCTCCGCCGGTGAGGTTATCGAGCGGCCTTCTTCTGTAGTGAAAGAACTGGTGGAGAACTCGATAGACGCCGGTTCAACCAGGATTGACGTAGAGCTGGTCGAGGGGGGTAAGACCCTGATTCGCGTGGCGGACGACGGTGTGGGCATCCCTGCGGATGACCTGGCCAAGGTCTTCCTGAAACATGCCACGAGTAAGATTGCCGCCATTGAGGACCTTGAGGCCATATATACCATGGGCTTCAGGGGCGAGGCGCTTGCCAGTATCGGCGCGGTGTCTATGGCCAGGGTAGTCTCTTGCGCCAGGGGCGCCGGACAGGGGGCGGAGGTCGAGGTAAAGGGAGGCGACCGCGGGAAACACAAATACGTGGGTGCCCCGGATGGTACGCAGGTAGAGGTGAAGGAACTCTTTTTTAACATACCCGCCCGGAGAAAATTTCTTAAATCCACCCCGGCCGAAATGTCGCATATCTCAGATATGCTTGCCAAACTGACGCTTTCTCATCCGGCGGTGCATTTTGTGTTCTCGCACAACGGTCGTGAGGTATTCAACCTCCCCTCCACCTCTAGCCTGAAAGAGAGGATTGCGGCGTATTACGGTGAGGAGCTGGCCAGGGACATTGTTCCCATAAGTTCCAGGGAGCCCGGGCTTGAGGTCAGGGGTTATGCCCTGCCACCCTCGCAGTACCGAACGAACACCCGGATGCAATTTGTATTCCTCAACGGCAGGCCCATAAAGGATGCGGGCCTGACCCATGCCATAAACAACGCCTACCGGGCCCTGTTGCCGCCGGGCAGGTTTCCGATAATCTTTCTGTCGCTTGACATAGACCCGTCGTCTGTAGACGTAAACGTTCATCCCACTAAGCTGGAGGTTCGGTTCAGGGACGGTTCCAGGGTTTACGGCCAGGTGTTGCAGGCCGTCAAAAAGGCCCTGAACCAGTTACAGCCGGGACTTGTACCGCCGTCAGCCGCTCCATCCGGGGCAGATGCAAATACCGGAGCGTCTCAGGATGTCAGGGTTCCTCCAAAAATGTTCGATAGATGCGGCTCAGGCGGCGTAACCGGGTCGCTTCTACCCAGAACCCCTGCGGTTACGCCCGGCAGGGAGACTGCGGAGACGGGTTACGGGCGGTTTGTGCAGCTTCACTCCGCATACATAGTTGAAGAGACCCCCAAAGGTATTAACATCATTGACCAGCACGCCTTACACGAGGCCGCGCTTTATCACGATATAAAGGGCACAATTCAGGAAAAGACGTTATCCAGCCAGAGGTTGCTTATACCTGAACTTTTGGAACTGAGCCCAGAGGATTTTTTCCGTATCCTGGAATTAAAGGACGTACTGGAAAGGCTTGGGCTCGAGCTGGAGGAGTTTGGCCGCAACAGTGTCATCGTACGCGCCGTTCCTCAGATACTTAAAGACGTTGACTCAAAAGAACTTATAAAAGGGCTCCTCGAAGATACCAGGGAAAGGCTTACAGGCGAGCAGATGACTGACCGGATAATAAAGGTCCTGGCCTGCAGGGGTGCCGTTAAATCCGGGCAGAAACTTAGTTCACAGGAACTCGTTGCCCTGCTTGAAAGGCGGAAAGATACCGAGCCGCTGTCGCACTGTCCTCATGGCCGTCCCACCACCCTGTTTTTCTCCTTAGAGGAGTTAGACAAACAATTTAAGAGAACCGGCAAGTAA
- a CDS encoding UvrB/UvrC motif-containing protein, whose product MKCESCNKRHATVHLTEITGSEKKEQHLCDECAHNLNNQLVKMPSPTDILTNLINQVAPEISEMSKTVCPACGISYLEFRSSGRLGCPMDYMAFKKGIVPLLDKMHGSSQHIGKVPSRAGKELVVKNEVLQLRKELDKAVEKEDYEKAAKIRDRIFELSGSDDAKRTL is encoded by the coding sequence ATGAAATGTGAATCTTGCAACAAAAGACACGCCACGGTACACCTTACAGAGATTACCGGCAGCGAGAAGAAGGAGCAGCATCTGTGTGACGAGTGTGCCCACAATCTGAATAACCAACTGGTGAAGATGCCTTCTCCCACGGACATACTCACCAACCTTATAAACCAGGTGGCGCCTGAGATTAGTGAAATGTCTAAGACGGTATGTCCGGCGTGCGGGATATCGTATCTGGAGTTTCGTTCAAGCGGCAGGCTCGGCTGTCCGATGGATTACATGGCCTTTAAGAAGGGTATCGTGCCGCTGCTGGATAAGATGCACGGTTCGTCACAGCATATAGGCAAGGTGCCCAGCCGTGCAGGAAAAGAACTGGTGGTCAAGAACGAGGTGCTTCAACTCAGGAAGGAGTTGGACAAAGCGGTCGAGAAGGAAGACTACGAGAAGGCCGCAAAGATACGCGACCGCATATTTGAACTCTCTGGGAGTGATGATGCTAAGAGAACTTTATAA
- the tsaE gene encoding tRNA (adenosine(37)-N6)-threonylcarbamoyltransferase complex ATPase subunit type 1 TsaE produces MSTSDDAQVACVVTTSSEEETVALGRRIGGLLEPGGVVALMGSLGSGKTTLVKGLAEGLGISDAREVRSASFLLIAEYKARVPIYHFDAYRLEGAREMYELGCDEIFWGNGVSVVEWADRVEECLPDSYLKISMSIEGPTTRKVELSSHGEGYDEIVNGLSGRGFS; encoded by the coding sequence ATGAGCACATCTGATGACGCCCAGGTAGCGTGTGTTGTCACCACCTCCAGCGAGGAGGAGACAGTGGCGCTCGGCCGCAGGATAGGCGGGCTTCTGGAACCCGGCGGCGTGGTCGCGCTCATGGGCAGCTTGGGTTCCGGTAAGACTACACTGGTGAAGGGACTGGCTGAGGGACTTGGTATCAGTGACGCGAGAGAGGTGAGGAGCGCCAGCTTTTTACTGATAGCCGAGTATAAGGCCCGCGTGCCGATCTACCATTTTGATGCCTACCGGCTGGAGGGGGCGAGGGAGATGTATGAGCTAGGTTGCGACGAGATTTTCTGGGGGAACGGGGTCTCTGTGGTCGAGTGGGCCGACAGGGTTGAGGAATGTCTTCCCGATAGTTACCTGAAGATTTCCATGTCTATAGAAGGTCCGACGACGAGAAAGGTTGAGCTCTCCAGTCATGGGGAGGGATATGACGAGATAGTTAACGGCCTTAGTGGCAGAGGGTTTTCTTGA
- the nth gene encoding endonuclease III, with amino-acid sequence MEKTTRIITLLEKEYPGTGLALEFKSPLELLIALILAAQCTDERVNRVTRVLFKKYRRAGDYAMADLATLEGEIRSTGFFRNKAKSIKACTGDIAKKFGGKVPENPEDLLKLHCVGRKTANIVLGNAFGIPAIGVDTHVGRLAQRIGLARSKNPDKIEAELTAAIPKNKWIKFCHLLQDHGRKVCVARKPLCYQCVIEKYCNYSDKTAEPK; translated from the coding sequence ATGGAAAAGACCACACGCATCATCACCCTCCTTGAAAAGGAATATCCCGGGACCGGGCTGGCGCTGGAGTTTAAGTCACCGCTCGAACTACTTATAGCCCTTATACTTGCGGCGCAGTGCACCGACGAAAGGGTAAACCGGGTAACCCGCGTTTTATTCAAGAAATACCGCCGCGCCGGGGATTACGCCATGGCAGACCTCGCGACACTTGAGGGAGAGATACGGTCCACGGGATTTTTTAGAAACAAGGCGAAGAGTATAAAGGCGTGCACCGGAGATATCGCGAAAAAATTCGGGGGTAAAGTACCTGAAAATCCGGAAGACCTCCTAAAACTTCACTGCGTGGGCCGGAAGACGGCCAATATCGTCCTCGGCAATGCGTTTGGGATACCCGCCATCGGGGTGGACACCCATGTCGGGCGCCTGGCGCAGCGCATAGGGCTGGCCAGATCGAAAAACCCGGACAAGATAGAGGCCGAACTGACGGCCGCCATCCCGAAGAACAAGTGGATTAAATTCTGCCACCTGCTCCAAGACCACGGCAGAAAGGTCTGCGTCGCACGAAAACCCCTGTGTTATCAGTGCGTTATCGAGAAATACTGCAACTATTCTGATAAAACTGCGGAGCCGAAGTAG
- the queD gene encoding 6-carboxytetrahydropterin synthase QueD, which translates to MYELMVETDFAAAHSLREYHGKCENVHGHNWKVQIVLSAERLDGVGMVLDFKDIKGIAREILEAFDHKNLNELAYFRKDNPTTENISRVLYAEFSKKLPKEVTLRKVSVWESDRCGASYFE; encoded by the coding sequence ATGTACGAACTGATGGTAGAGACGGATTTTGCTGCCGCGCACTCGCTTAGAGAATACCACGGTAAGTGTGAAAACGTACATGGCCATAACTGGAAGGTTCAGATAGTACTGAGTGCGGAGAGACTGGACGGCGTGGGCATGGTTTTAGATTTTAAGGACATAAAGGGTATAGCGAGGGAGATCCTTGAGGCCTTTGACCACAAAAACCTTAACGAGCTTGCATATTTCAGGAAGGATAATCCCACCACGGAAAACATATCCAGGGTTCTTTACGCTGAGTTCTCCAAGAAATTACCAAAAGAGGTCACTTTGCGAAAGGTATCAGTCTGGGAGTCAGACCGGTGCGGGGCCTCTTACTTTGAATAG
- the thiL gene encoding thiamine-phosphate kinase, with translation MGKDFTHTRQPMRESEYIKYLKEVQGVSKNVLTGIGDDAAVVRVPKGLCVLSTDTLLEGTHFNLKDASPRELGRKAIASSLSDVAAMGCRATFALVSIAFPRSTPMSFARQLTRGLNSAAAKYGVTVAGGDTVSGKGPLFINVTVLGETDGLRPVLRSGARPGDVIMVTGELGGSILGKHMRFDPRLEEAVYLNKNFRLHSMIDISDGLSLDLGHILEDSGVGAVLYEKQIPVSRAARRLARRTGKTPLYHALTDGEDYELLFTLGKSHAERLTGKNLPLKVPVTGIGHIRRERGLFLKEDNSGKLGRIRPEGYEHI, from the coding sequence GTGGGAAAAGATTTTACCCATACCCGTCAGCCCATGCGTGAAAGCGAATATATCAAATATCTCAAGGAAGTCCAGGGGGTGTCAAAGAACGTCCTGACTGGCATCGGAGACGACGCGGCGGTCGTAAGGGTGCCGAAGGGGCTCTGTGTGCTTAGCACGGACACCCTCCTTGAAGGGACCCACTTCAACCTCAAGGACGCCAGCCCCAGGGAGTTGGGCAGAAAGGCCATCGCCTCAAGCCTGAGTGACGTGGCGGCCATGGGATGCAGGGCCACCTTTGCCCTCGTGTCTATCGCCTTCCCGCGCTCTACGCCCATGAGTTTTGCCCGGCAGCTTACCCGTGGGTTGAATAGCGCGGCCGCGAAGTACGGAGTGACGGTGGCCGGTGGAGACACCGTGAGCGGCAAGGGGCCTCTGTTTATAAACGTTACGGTGCTTGGTGAGACAGACGGACTTAGACCCGTCCTCCGTTCCGGAGCGAGACCGGGCGACGTCATAATGGTCACGGGTGAACTTGGAGGGTCTATATTAGGTAAACACATGCGCTTCGACCCCAGACTGGAGGAGGCCGTCTATTTGAATAAAAATTTCAGGCTGCATTCCATGATAGACATAAGCGACGGTCTCTCCCTAGACCTGGGTCATATACTGGAAGATAGCGGTGTCGGGGCCGTCTTATACGAAAAACAGATACCCGTTTCCCGTGCCGCCCGCAGGCTCGCGCGCAGGACCGGTAAAACCCCCCTGTATCATGCACTGACGGACGGGGAGGACTACGAACTCTTGTTCACACTTGGCAAATCGCATGCAGAGAGACTTACAGGCAAGAACCTGCCGCTAAAGGTCCCCGTTACCGGGATAGGCCACATACGCAGGGAGAGGGGGCTTTTTCTTAAAGAAGATAACAGCGGGAAACTCGGAAGAATAAGGCCTGAAGGATATGAGCACATCTGA
- a CDS encoding orotidine 5'-phosphate decarboxylase — protein MLPILQVALDFVDLHRAFKVAEESVGGGADRLEAGTPLIKSEGLNVVRKLHETFPHIPIVADMKTMDAGRTEMEMAAKAGARYAVVMGAASDATIKECIAAGRNYGLDVGVDLLGVKEASRRAKEVEGWGASYLNVHVAVDDQMKGIQPFDKLKEITGQTGIPVAVAGGINSENAADAAKAGAEIVVVGGAISKAADAREATREIKEAILKVKSIPTRLYKRVSGNGVKDALLKVSTSNISDGSHRAAGMTGFEAITKGVKMVGTALTVRCYPGDWAKPVEAIDVAEKGQVLVVDAGGVGPAIWGELATLSALQKGLAGVVINGAVRDTSEIRESGFPVFARMVMPNAGEPKGFGEIGVPVNISGITVCAGDWIVGDDDGLMVVAAREAEVMVNHAMDWLEKENRIRAEIKKGKMTLAEVVDLLKWEKR, from the coding sequence ATGTTGCCCATCCTGCAAGTAGCGCTAGATTTTGTAGACCTGCACAGGGCCTTCAAGGTTGCGGAAGAGTCTGTGGGAGGCGGGGCGGACAGGCTGGAGGCAGGTACGCCCCTGATAAAGAGTGAAGGCCTCAACGTGGTAAGGAAGCTGCATGAGACCTTTCCTCATATCCCGATCGTGGCCGACATGAAGACCATGGACGCCGGCCGTACGGAGATGGAGATGGCGGCCAAGGCGGGTGCACGTTATGCCGTGGTAATGGGTGCCGCGTCCGACGCTACGATAAAGGAGTGTATAGCGGCCGGGCGTAATTACGGTCTTGACGTAGGTGTGGACCTGCTGGGAGTTAAGGAAGCTTCGCGGCGCGCAAAAGAGGTAGAGGGCTGGGGTGCCAGTTACCTCAATGTCCATGTGGCTGTAGACGACCAGATGAAGGGCATACAGCCGTTCGACAAGCTGAAGGAAATAACCGGCCAGACAGGTATACCCGTTGCCGTAGCAGGTGGAATAAATTCAGAGAATGCGGCAGACGCCGCAAAGGCCGGGGCCGAGATCGTAGTGGTAGGCGGCGCCATAAGCAAGGCCGCCGATGCAAGAGAGGCCACGCGGGAGATAAAAGAGGCCATCCTTAAGGTCAAGAGTATCCCCACGAGGCTTTACAAGAGGGTCTCCGGGAACGGTGTAAAGGATGCGTTGCTCAAGGTTTCCACGTCTAATATATCAGATGGGAGCCATCGCGCCGCCGGCATGACCGGGTTTGAGGCAATCACCAAAGGGGTAAAAATGGTTGGAACAGCCCTGACGGTGAGGTGTTATCCCGGTGACTGGGCGAAACCAGTCGAGGCCATAGACGTTGCTGAGAAGGGACAGGTTCTGGTTGTGGACGCTGGCGGGGTCGGCCCTGCCATCTGGGGCGAACTCGCAACGCTGAGCGCCCTTCAGAAGGGTCTTGCGGGAGTCGTCATAAACGGCGCGGTCAGAGATACCTCTGAGATACGCGAATCAGGATTTCCGGTCTTTGCCAGGATGGTAATGCCAAACGCCGGCGAGCCAAAGGGGTTTGGTGAGATAGGGGTTCCCGTGAACATATCGGGAATTACCGTCTGCGCGGGCGATTGGATTGTCGGTGATGACGACGGTTTGATGGTGGTTGCCGCGAGAGAGGCCGAGGTAATGGTAAACCATGCGATGGACTGGCTGGAAAAGGAAAACAGAATCAGGGCGGAAATAAAAAAGGGAAAAATGACCTTGGCAGAGGTTGTAGACCTGTTAAAGTGGGAGAAGAGATAA